The genomic segment GTGTTCAGGCCGATGGCTTCGAACAACTGGGCACCGCAGTACGACATGTAGGTCGACACGCCCATCTTGGACATGATCTTGGACAGGCCCTTGCCGATCGCCTTGATGTAGTTGTAGATCGCCTTTTCAGCGCTCAGGTCGCCCGGCAGCTCCTTGTGGATGCTTTGCAGGGTTTCCATGGCGAGGTAGGGGTGCACGGCTTCTGCACCGTAACCCGCCAACACTGCGAAATGGTGCACCTCGCGGGCAGTACCGGTTTCGACCACCAGACCGGCTGTAGTGCGCAGGCCTTCACGCACCAGATGCTGGTGAATAGAGGACAGGGCCAGCAGCGCAGGGATAGCGACTTGGGTCGCGCTGATGCTGCGGTCGCTGATGATCAGGATGTTGTTGCCGCTCTTGATGGCGTCAACCGCCTCGGCGCACAAGGAAGCCAGCTTGGCTTCCACACCTTCATGACCCCAAGCCAAGGGGTAGGTGATGTCGAGGGTGTAGCTGCGGAACTTGCCTTGGGTGTGGTGCTCGATATTGCGCACCTTGGCCATGTCGGCAAAGTCCAGCACCGGCTGGCTCACCTCCAGGCGCATGGGCGGGTTCACCTGGTTGATGTCCAACAGGTTGGGCTTGGGTCCGATGAAGGACACCAAAGACATCACGATCGCTTCGCGGATCGGGTCGATCGGCGGGTTGGTCACCTGGGCAAACAGCTGCTTGAAGTAGCTGTAGAGCGGCTTGTTTTTGTCGGACAGCACAGCCAAGGGGCTGTCGTTGCCCATGGAGCCGATCGCCTCTTCACCGGCTGCCGCCATAGGCGCGATCAGGAACTTCAAGTCTTCCTGGGTGAAGCCGAAGGCTTGCTGGCGGTCCAGCAGGCTCACTTGGTCGGTGATGCGCTTGGGCTCGACGCCCGCCACCACGGCAGACAAAGCGCTGTCGGTACGGCGCTCGTCAAAGGTGACGTTGTCGAGCTTGATGCGCAGGTTCTCAATCCACTGCTTATAGGGCTTGCTGTTGGCGAGGCTGGCTTTGAGCTCCTCGTCATCGATCATGCGGCCTTGCTCCAGGTCGATCAGGAACATCTTGCCGGGCTGCAGGCGCCATTTGCGCACAATTTTGTTCTCGGGCACCGGCAACACGCCGGACTCGGAGCCCATGATGACCAAGTCGTCATCTGTGATGCAGTAGCGCGAAGGACGCAGACCATTACGGTCCAAGGTGGCGCCGATCTGGCGACCATCGGTGAATACGATCGAGGCCGGGCCGTCCCATGGCTCCATCATCGCTGCGTGGTATTCGTAGAAGGCCTTGCGGCGCTCGTCCATGGTGGTGTGCTGCTCCCATGGCTCAGGGATCATCATCATCACAGCCTGGCTGATGGGGTAGCCCGCCATGGTCAACAGCTCAAGGCAGTTGTCGAAAGTGGCTGTGTCGGACTGGTCTGCAAAGCTGATGGGGTACAGCTTTTGCAGATCGGCAGCCAACACGGGGGAAGACATCACGCCTTCGCGGGCCTTCATCCAGTTGTAGTTGCCTTTAACGGTGTTGATCTCACCGTTGTGGGCCACGTAGCGGTAAGGGTGAGCCAATGGCCACTCGGGGAAGGTGTTGGTGGAGAAGCGCTGGTGCACCAGCCCCAAGGCCGACACGCAACGGGCGTCTTCCAGATCCTTAAAGTAAACACCCACCTGGTCGGCCAGCAGCAGGCCCTTGTAGACCACGGTGCGGCTGGACATGCTGGGCACGTAATACTCTTTAGAGTGGGTCAGGCCCAGTGCCTGGATGTTGGCGCTGGCGGTCTTGCGGATCACGTACAGCTTGCGCTCCAGCGCGTCTTGCACGATCACGTCGTTGCCACGGCCGATGAAGACTTGGCGCAGGATAGGTTCTTTGGCGCGCACGGTGGGCGACATGGGCATATCGCGGTTCACCGGCACATCGCGCCAACCCAACAGCACTTGGCCTTCGGCCTTGATGGCGCGTTCCATTTCCTGCTCGCAAGCGAGGCGGGAGGCGTGCTCTTTGGGCAGGAAAATCATGCCGACGCCGTATTCGCCTTGGGGCGGCAAGGTCACGCCTTGCTTGGCCATTTCTTCGCGGTACAGCGCATCAGGCAACTGAATCAAGATACCGGCGCCATCCCCCATCAGTGCGTCTGCGCCTACTGCGCCGCGATGGTCCAAGTTTTCGAGGATCTTGAGTGCATTCTTGACGATGTCATGGCTCTTCTCGCCCCGGATGTGCGCGACAAAACCGACGCCGCAGGCATCGTGCTCATTCGCGTTGGAATACAAACCGTGGTCTTTGAGATATTGGATTTCGGCTGCCGTGGTCATGGCGCACTCCTGAAAATTGCAATGGGATTGGAGAATACTGCAACGCAACAAAAGTGCCAAGATTTTTAAATGGGGTCTGACCCCATTTAAATTAAGCCAAAATGACGTCTTAATTTATTGGGGTCATATCAATTTGATAGCAATAAGCGCTTTATTTACCTGCGCAAAGTCACTATTTGACTAAGTTTTAACGTGGAGAGCTGGCCGACCGGGAGCTTTTTTAGTGAGTCGACGGGCGCTGTTTTTTTGCAAATCTGCGACAAATGCAGCATCGCCCAAGGTCCATCCACCTATCACAGCGTCGGTGATTTCACCCAATTGCACTGAATTGAGGCCCTCTTGCACCGCGGCTTGGTACTGTGCCTCCCGGGCAAACGGGGTGTTGCCTAAACCCCAATACGCCGGATGTGTCGCAATGCGCTTGTCCACCCGGGCACCGCTGTAATGGGCATGGGTCGACCACGCATAGTCCGCCGGCGCGGCCCCCTCACCATGGCGCAGGGCATGGGTATCGAAGTAGGTCAACACAGGTAGCAAATAGCGCGGCTGCAACACTGCGGATTTAAACCGCCCTTCCCACAGGGTGCCGCGGCGTTCGTATTTGCTGTTGAAGTACCTGACATAGCTGCGGCCCAAGGCCTGCATCAAGCCTGGCAAGCCCTCTGCACTCGCGGGCGTCACAAGCAAATGGAAATGATCTGCCAAGACCACATAGCCATGCACTGCGACGTGATTCGCCTCGGCAGCGCTGTAAAGCGCGTTCAGGAACGCGTCAAAATCCTCCGTATCCTTGCAGACCGCTTGGCCATGGGCCCCGCGCTGCAACACATGGTGCAAGTGCCCTGCAATCGATAGTCTTGGAAGTCGTGCCATGGCAGAGGATCGTAGCGGATACCCGCCCCTCAATCCGAACTACAAGGCACGAACCGGCAATTGGTACTGGGGAGCGCCCATCAAATCAATGCCACAGGAAAGGTTCTCCAGCCAGTCCAACAACTGCGGTATCGCCGGACCCACCAAGGGAGCGCCGTGCTGCGGGGCAATCATCCGGATATCCAACGCGCGCACCATCTTGACCCATAGCTTCAGAATTTTGTTGCTCACCATGTACCGCCGGTGGAATGCCTCCATTCCCGCGGGCATGGGCTGCAAGCTGTCAATAGAACGCTTGGCATCCTGCCCACCCACCATGGATACGCCCAAATCACCTGAAAACAGGATTTTGCTGATCGGGTCGTAGAACTGGAAATTTCCTTCAGCATGCATGAAGTGGGCAGGTAGTAACAAGAGCTCCGAGTTACCCAAACGCAAGATGCCGCCCTCGTCGGGGATCGGAGTGATGCGATCTTCGGTTTTCCCGACTTTGCAGAAATGGGGTGCGAACCGCGCCCATAGCTGGGAGATTAGTAGCTTTGCGGAGGTAGAAGTCATCCAGCGATCGAGGGACGCGATGATGTCTGGGTCCGCATGCGAGGCAATGATGTAGTCCAAATGCTGAGGGGCCACGTATTCACGCATCGTGAGATTCAGCGCGTTGAACGTCATGTTGCCACCGGGGTCAATGATGGCTGCCTGCCCGTGATTGACAATAAGAAACTGATTGGCCTGTACCGCCTCTGCCTCGTCGGTCACCAGATCGGAAAACATGATGCAGCAATGCTGCGGACTTTTGAAGAGTTCAATTGCCATGGGGGTGCCCTATAAAAAATGGGCGCTGATGCGCCCATTCAAAACCCCATTGTGAAATCTATCTCCAGCGAAGGCTCTGATTCAAATCAATTCTTAGGCGCCTTGGTAACGCGGACTTTGGAGCCGGTGGTTACCAACACCACAGGATCCCCCGCCACCAATTGCTCACCGCCTTTGGCCTGAACAATGGCGCGGCGGTCGCCGTTTTTCAGTTGCACCAGGATTTCTACCGCTTCTTCCTTGGTGGAGAAACGCTCAATCGCATTACCCGCGGCTGCGCCGGCTACGCCTGCAAGCACGCCAAGTACTTGCGCTTCGCGCTGCACACCACTGCCGCTGAAGCCACCAATGGCCCCTACGACTCCGCCTACTGCGGCGCCCACGCCGGACTGGTTGCCATCCACCACGACATTCCGAATAGACAACACGACTCCATCCTGAACTTGCGCCAAGCGCTGGGAATCGCCACGCTGAATCACATCAGGGCTGCTGCTCGCACATGCACCCAACAAGGCCACCGTTGCACTGATACCAACCCATTTCAACCACTGCTTCATAACAATCTCCAATTTACAAAACATGTCTCTCAAGACCAGCTAACGCCTCAGGCCCCGGATCCGTTGTCAGGCTGATTGTCCATGGGCAATGTAAACCGTGTGTCAAGCAAGGCCAGAAGACCGAATTCTTGCAAAATGGACTTCAAACGCTCGGCCGCTTGCCGCTTCTTTTGGCCGGTGTACCGCGCCAGAATCAACTCGTTTTTCATGCTGTGCTCCCAACCCACCAGCTCTGTGACGGTCACTTGGTAGCCATGGGCTTCGAGGTACAAGCAGCGCAACACATTCGTGAGCTGGCTGCCCATTTCACGGGTGTGCAACGGGTGGCGCCATAGTTCGGCCAGGGGTGTGCGCGTCAGGCTGAGCGCCTTGCTTTGGCTCAAATGGCGGGCCAACTCTGCTTGGCAGCATGGCACCAACACGAACGCTTTCACCCGCTTTTCCAACCCGAACGCAATCGCATCGTCCGTGGCGGTGTCGCAGGCGTGCAGGGCTGTGACCACGTCAAAGGTTTTGGGTAACTCTTCGAGCTGTGTCGCCGCCTCCACGCTGACGTTCAAAAAGCTCATGCGGTCAAAGCCCAGCTTGTCAGCCAACACCCGTGATTTATCGACCAGTTCGGCCCGGGTTTCTATCCCATACAGGTGGCTCTGCGGGAGGTGCTTGAAGTACAGGTCGTAAAGAATGAAGCCCAGATACGACTTGCCGGCACCGTGATCCGCAAGGGTGAAGCTTCCGCCGGATGCTTGCGGCAGCTCATTCATCAATTTTTCGATGAACTGATAAAGGTGATAGACCTGCTTGAGCTTGCGACGGGAATCTTGGTTGAGCTTGCCGTCACGGGTCAGGATGTGAAGCTCTTTGAGTAGCTCTACCGATTGCCCGGGGCGGATCTCCGGGAACTGCCCTTCAGGCAACGCTGGCGCACCACTTTGACCGGGGAATATCTTGTTTTTTTTCATTTAGTTTCTTCGGGATGGGGGCCCGCAGCAGGGTAAGCCGCCACATCGAGCGCCGCCCACCCCTCTGCGCCAAGGGCCTCGAGGGCGGCAATATTGCGGGCATAGATCTGCTCAGCCTCGGGAAAGGCCTCGACGGCTTTGTCAATGCTGGCCTCGCGCAGCAGGTGCAATATCGGATAAGGCGCCCGATTGGTGAAGTTGCCGATGTCGTCCGGCCCTGCATCGGCAAACTGAAAATCCGGGTGAAAACTGGCGATCTGCAAATCGCCGCTGAGCTTGAGCTTGCGCAGCAGTTTATCGGCGGGATACAAAAAGTCATTGAACGCCAAAAACTCTGTCAGTGCGTCAGGCAATATCAGGAGCGTTGTGTCTCTGGTCTCGGCCGGACTGGCTTGCAGGGCGAGCAACTCCGTCTGCAAGACCTCCAACACATCTGCCGGCGCGGCTTCCCGGCACACCACATAGTGCACTTGGTTCTTGACGTAAACAGCCTTTGCAAACGGGCACAGATTGAGCCCGATGACCGCGCGCTCCAGCCACTGCCTGGTGCGAGCGATCACTACATCATCTGTTTGCGGGGGAAGGCGGGGGAGTTCAGACATGAAACAAGGTCTTTCCGGTCAAGCGGGCGTGCTCACGCAAGGCGAAACGGTCGGTCATACCTGCAATATGGTCACTCACCCGCCGCTGAAGCGTAATGTCGCCCGCAGGCTCGCTGTCTTGGCGCATTTCAGCCGGCGTCTCCAGATAAGCATCAAAAAGATCACGTACCACCTGCTTGGCCCTGTTCATCGTGTCCATCACCTGGTAATGGCGATAGAGGTGGTCAAAGAGAAATTTCTTCAGCTCACGGGTTTCCGCCCGCATGCCGGGGCTGAACAACACCAAAGGCTTTGCAGCGCGCACTTCCACCACACTCGCCGGTCGACTCTCGGCCAATTGAGCTTGGGTCGTTTTCAATACGTCGTAGACCATGTTGCTCAGCATCAAGCGGATGGACTCGTACAGCCAACGCCGCTGCTGTGGAGGCTGCGCTAGCTGCGCATGTTGTGTGAGCGCTTGGCGGGCATAGCGCGAAAACAGGGGCACCTCCAGCATTTGCTCCATCAGCAGCAGACCGGACCGGACACCATCGTCAATATCGTGACAGTTGTAGGCGATTTCATCGGCCAGATTGCAGAGCTGAGCCTCGAGACTCGGTTGCCCGCCATCCAGGAATCTGCGGGCGACACCGGCAGCTGCAGCAGGAAAGTCGACCTCGGCCTGCTCCAGCGCGTGGGCATTAGTACGGGAGCAGTGCTTCAAGATGCCTTCGCGAGACTCAAAGCATAAATTGAGGCCATCAAACTGGGGATACCGCGCCTCCAAGTGGTCCACGACCCGAAGACTTTGCAGGTTATGTTCAAAACCACCGTATTCAGCCATGCACTCGTGAAGGGCATCTTGCCCCGCATGACCGAAAGGGGTGTGTCCTAGATCATGGGCCAAAGCGATGGTTTCGACCACGTCTTCGTTCAAGCCGAGGGTCCGGGCCATCGATCGCCCCAGCTGCGCAACCTCCAGCGAATGCGTGAGGCGGGTGCGAAAGAGGTCACCTTCGTGGTTGATGAAGACCTGTGTCTTGTAAACCAAGCGCCTGAAAGCAGTGGAATGAACAATCCGATCCCGATCCCTTTGAAAAGGGGTCCGGGTCGGCGCCGCCTCTTCAGGAAAGCGTCGCCCCCTGCTGGTCTCAGGCAAACAGGCGTAGGGCTGAAGCTGATCCATAAAATTACGCTATAACCCTTGTTTTATATGCGCGAGCAGCTACTATTTTTATAGCGATCACAAATTGCAAGCGTCTATCACTTCGCGCACAAGCGCATCAGGTGCACTGCGAAGCGCTGCACGCCCCGGGCCATCGATCACTACAAAGCGGATTTCACCAGCTTCTGATTTTTTGTCATGCCGCATCAAATCAAGATAGGCTCCGGCATTGTCTTCGGCATGGAGCAGCGGCGCTTTGACGGGCAAACCCGCGGCTGCAATCAAGCGCGTCAGTCGAGCGACAAATGCCGCATCTACCAAGCCCAGCCGCTCTGACAAGGTTGCTGCCATGACCATTCCGCATCCGACGGCCTCACCGTGCAACCACTCCCCGTAGCCCAGGCCTGCCTCGATGGCGTGGCCAAATGTATGACCGAAGTTCAATATGGCGCGAAGCCCGGACTCCCGCTCGTCTTGTCCTACTACCCAAGCCTTGATTTCACAACTCCGCTTCACCGCGTGCGCCAGTGTGACGCTGTCCAGACTGACCAAATTCTCGATATTGGCTTCGATCCAATCGAAAAACCCCATATCGGCGATAGGTCCGTATTTGATGACTTCGGCCAGACCGGCGCTCACCTCCCGAGGGGGCAAGGTGCCCAAGGTCGCTAGGTCACACAGCACCATCTGAGGCTGATAGAAAGCACCCACCATATTTTTGCCGAGTGGGTGGTTGATGCCCGTTTTGCCACCTACCGACGAATCCACCTGAGCGAGCAAAGTTGTAGGCACCTGCACGAAAGGCACACCACGCATATAGCTTGCCGCCGCGAACCCCGTCATGTCCCCCACCACACCGCCGCCCAAGGCAAATAGCGTGGTCTTCCGGTCAGCTGTGTTGGCTAGCAAAACGTCGAAAATTAGATTCAACGTTTCCCAGTGCTTATGGGCCTCACCATCGGGGAGCTCCAAGGTTAAAACACGCGCGTAATGCGGTGCTAGCCCAGCCTTCAATCTGGCAACATACAACGGCGCTACCGTCGTGTTGCTCACAATCAGTGCCGTGTGCGCACCGGGTAAGCCAGAGAAGACGGACTCACCGACCAAAAGATCGTGGCCGATATGAATGGGGTAGCTTCGCTCTTCAAGCGAAATGTGAACCGTGTGAAGCACTTGCGTAGTCATAGCCCGATAGTTTAGGGCCTACCTGTGACGGGGCACAAAGACCGGCTTAGTCGACCGAGGGAATGGCGCCAGAGAGCTCTAGCTGCATGACGATCATATTGACCAAGGTTGCTACCGAGGGGCGACCGGTCTCCAGGACGAAATGGGCCGTTTCTCGGTACAAAGGATCACGAACCGCAAACAACTCGCGCATGCGCGCCAGAGGATCAGACACTTGCAATAAAGGCCTGCTCACGTCGTGGCGCAGCCGCCGGAACAACTCCTCTGGAGTGGACTTCAAATACACGACCTTGCCACGCGCATGCAAATTGCCCCGATTGTTCGCGCGCAACACAGCACCGCCCCCGGTCGACAAGACGGAGTCTGCATTTTTTGACAGCTCATCCAGGACATCCTCCTCGATATCGCGGAAGCGCTCTTCCCCTTCTCGATCGAAGAATTCACGGATAGAGCAACCGATACGGCCCTCAATGGCGTGGTCTGAGTCAACGAAGGGAAGGCGCAGACGTCGCGCTAGTTGTCGCCCGACGGTGGTCTTCCCGGAGCCGGGAAGACCGACAAGACTAATGCTCAATTCGTAACTACCTCAGCATGCTGGGATCAACGTCCCACCACTTTGTCGGCAATGACTTTCGGTGTGATGAACACGAGCATCTCTCTTTTCTGGATCTCTTTGGCCTTATTGCGGAAGAGGATTCCCAAGCCCGGCAGATCGCCAAAGAAGGGAACCTTCGTTTCTGTGTCCGTCGAGCTCTCAGTGAAAATACCACCAATCACCACCGTACCGCCGTTTTCTACCAAGACTTGGGTTTGAACGTGCTTAGTGTCGATCGCGAAGCCGGCAGGCGTGGATTGACCTACGGTGTCTTTGGTCACGTCCAAGGTCAAGATAATGTTGCCCTCAGGCGTAATCTGCGGGAGCACTTCGAGTTTCAGGTTGGCTTTACGAAACGCAATGGATGTAGCACCGCTCGATGACGCAACCTGGTAAGGCAGTTCTGTACCCTGCTCAATCAATGCCCGAATCTGATCAGCCGTTACAACCCTAGGGCTGGACACCACTTTGCCCTTGCCTTCAGCCTCCAATGCAGAGATTTCCAAATTCAAGAAACGATCCGCACCTGCGCCAAAGATGGAGACCGCAAACTGGCCCGGCGAGCTGCTGCCCAGAGCTCCTGTAGAGGGCAAATTCACGAAATTACCCGAGGTCGTGGCTGCAGAACCTGCCACATAGCTTGAGCCCAGCGATATACCGGGCTTGTCGCCGGAAGCACCAGCCGCCCCCCCGCCACCCAGCTTCACG from the Rhodoferax potami genome contains:
- a CDS encoding transposase is translated as MARLPRLSIAGHLHHVLQRGAHGQAVCKDTEDFDAFLNALYSAAEANHVAVHGYVVLADHFHLLVTPASAEGLPGLMQALGRSYVRYFNSKYERRGTLWEGRFKSAVLQPRYLLPVLTYFDTHALRHGEGAAPADYAWSTHAHYSGARVDKRIATHPAYWGLGNTPFAREAQYQAAVQEGLNSVQLGEITDAVIGGWTLGDAAFVADLQKNSARRLTKKAPGRPALHVKT
- a CDS encoding MBL fold metallo-hydrolase, whose product is MAIELFKSPQHCCIMFSDLVTDEAEAVQANQFLIVNHGQAAIIDPGGNMTFNALNLTMREYVAPQHLDYIIASHADPDIIASLDRWMTSTSAKLLISQLWARFAPHFCKVGKTEDRITPIPDEGGILRLGNSELLLLPAHFMHAEGNFQFYDPISKILFSGDLGVSMVGGQDAKRSIDSLQPMPAGMEAFHRRYMVSNKILKLWVKMVRALDIRMIAPQHGAPLVGPAIPQLLDWLENLSCGIDLMGAPQYQLPVRAL
- a CDS encoding class I SAM-dependent methyltransferase: MKKNKIFPGQSGAPALPEGQFPEIRPGQSVELLKELHILTRDGKLNQDSRRKLKQVYHLYQFIEKLMNELPQASGGSFTLADHGAGKSYLGFILYDLYFKHLPQSHLYGIETRAELVDKSRVLADKLGFDRMSFLNVSVEAATQLEELPKTFDVVTALHACDTATDDAIAFGLEKRVKAFVLVPCCQAELARHLSQSKALSLTRTPLAELWRHPLHTREMGSQLTNVLRCLYLEAHGYQVTVTELVGWEHSMKNELILARYTGQKKRQAAERLKSILQEFGLLALLDTRFTLPMDNQPDNGSGA
- a CDS encoding DUF1415 domain-containing protein, with the translated sequence MSELPRLPPQTDDVVIARTRQWLERAVIGLNLCPFAKAVYVKNQVHYVVCREAAPADVLEVLQTELLALQASPAETRDTTLLILPDALTEFLAFNDFLYPADKLLRKLKLSGDLQIASFHPDFQFADAGPDDIGNFTNRAPYPILHLLREASIDKAVEAFPEAEQIYARNIAALEALGAEGWAALDVAAYPAAGPHPEETK
- a CDS encoding deoxyguanosinetriphosphate triphosphohydrolase, which encodes MDQLQPYACLPETSRGRRFPEEAAPTRTPFQRDRDRIVHSTAFRRLVYKTQVFINHEGDLFRTRLTHSLEVAQLGRSMARTLGLNEDVVETIALAHDLGHTPFGHAGQDALHECMAEYGGFEHNLQSLRVVDHLEARYPQFDGLNLCFESREGILKHCSRTNAHALEQAEVDFPAAAAGVARRFLDGGQPSLEAQLCNLADEIAYNCHDIDDGVRSGLLLMEQMLEVPLFSRYARQALTQHAQLAQPPQQRRWLYESIRLMLSNMVYDVLKTTQAQLAESRPASVVEVRAAKPLVLFSPGMRAETRELKKFLFDHLYRHYQVMDTMNRAKQVVRDLFDAYLETPAEMRQDSEPAGDITLQRRVSDHIAGMTDRFALREHARLTGKTLFHV
- the aroB gene encoding 3-dehydroquinate synthase, producing the protein MTTQVLHTVHISLEERSYPIHIGHDLLVGESVFSGLPGAHTALIVSNTTVAPLYVARLKAGLAPHYARVLTLELPDGEAHKHWETLNLIFDVLLANTADRKTTLFALGGGVVGDMTGFAAASYMRGVPFVQVPTTLLAQVDSSVGGKTGINHPLGKNMVGAFYQPQMVLCDLATLGTLPPREVSAGLAEVIKYGPIADMGFFDWIEANIENLVSLDSVTLAHAVKRSCEIKAWVVGQDERESGLRAILNFGHTFGHAIEAGLGYGEWLHGEAVGCGMVMAATLSERLGLVDAAFVARLTRLIAAAGLPVKAPLLHAEDNAGAYLDLMRHDKKSEAGEIRFVVIDGPGRAALRSAPDALVREVIDACNL
- a CDS encoding shikimate kinase; this translates as MSISLVGLPGSGKTTVGRQLARRLRLPFVDSDHAIEGRIGCSIREFFDREGEERFRDIEEDVLDELSKNADSVLSTGGGAVLRANNRGNLHARGKVVYLKSTPEELFRRLRHDVSRPLLQVSDPLARMRELFAVRDPLYRETAHFVLETGRPSVATLVNMIVMQLELSGAIPSVD